A segment of the Crassostrea angulata isolate pt1a10 chromosome 10, ASM2561291v2, whole genome shotgun sequence genome:
atgaaaatttataaaaatcatgtttatcattttttttcctgtttttgcAGGTGGGGGATCATTACCTACACAATGTGCTCCAACAAGTAGTACAAAGAAAAAGCCTGCATCTGCCCCTAAAAAAGAATCAAAAGTACTCAATGCCAGGTAAAAGAGACATTTATGGTGAAATATCATAAAAAGTGACAGATACCTGTACAGTGTACACTGCAAATTAATCCATGCATTTGGTTTTATCAATTTCTACAATCCGATGATCGCAAAATTTTAAGAGATTACTGGTAATGAATAAATCCTAATTTTCTCAAAACAGAAACTACAAACCAGTAATAAGGACAAAACAACAGATGGAGGATATGGGAGCCTTTGAAAAACCAGATTACACACCAATGCCAAATACTAgtaattaattttgatatttttctttcactGAAAGTATTTGCTTTAAGTGGTAATTATGCATACAAGTTATGAAATGTTAACAGTGAAACTATAAGtgaatcaacaaaattaaacaagtaATGCTCAATTCTCATTAAACCATACTTTATGAAAGGGTAttatacaaatgaatatattaattaattaaatcttaatgacattcattgaaataatttttctcttttaaaagagGGTAAGGATAACGAGCGACAGAAAGACAGACTTGCCAACATTATGGCCTTTGGAGAGGACATAGAcccaaagaaaaagaaacaaatggCCAGACCTACGGGCCCTGTAGATGATGAACCTGACATAGACAGATTTGATGAATGTAAGTAATAAGATTATGAACCCATTATCTGATAGATCATGTAACATAAAAGGTAGAGACCATCAACTGTACcagtattttaaaatgtatataaatacatgtatatatatttttgatttaattcttttaaatattaacatattgattaaatatatcttttttctttaacaaaGTACAacttgaaatcgatgaaagaaGAAACTTTTTAAGTGAAATGGAAAAACATGGACAAGGTGCAAAATTCCGCCCCTTGATAGAAACCGAGATTTCACAGGTAAGGCCAAGAAATTGAAATGGATAAGTTTTTCTAATGAATTGGAGAAGGAGTCATgaatatacatttttgtcaaaatatattctacattgtattgtatatttaatgaatttgaCAGAAACATAGTGGTGaatactttttttgttaaaataactGTTTTATGTTTTGAAGACAAGTttatcagaatattttttttttaatattgccaaaaattatgctttaatAAAGAAACGCCTACACTCtaattcaattaaaagtttGGCGAATTTACCGTTATAGATTGTAATCTATATCACAATCTATATCATCTGTTAACCCCTGTGATATGTTTACAGAAAATTCGGGAGATGGAGCTGATAGATAAGAAGAGAACAGCTGAGTTGGAGAGACTGATTGAAGCAGACAGAAAACAACAATCCTCATCCTGACCACACCCATCTGACCACACCCATCTTATCTTGACACGACAGCTGTTGCCATCATAAATAGATAGACTGTGTCATGTGTTGGAACACACAACAGAAACTCAGCACTTGTACAATATCTCACACCATAGAATCAAAGATCATTGTGATTTGAGTCCAAGTTGAGCATATTTAACTACAAGTTTTTTATGTATCTGAGCTATTTATTTCAGCAGACTACATTTATGCACATACAGACCACGTCTTGATTTTATCTATGCtttaacaatttttagaatgttCCAGATATCATAATGGACTAAGGGTACAAGACTTCAACACACTGGTGTGGTACGGTAATTTTAATGTTCTTGTACTTTAAATGTTATCCATATTTAACATCCATATTCATTACCATGTCCACAATGTTTCTATCTGTTCATTAAAATGGACTGTTTTTACTCTTGCTCCTTATTGGTACTTACAGTATTAGTAAATGTACATGTCCCCAAGCTCTACTGGATCAATTGCCATGCAGTGTTTGTAGAAGCCCAAGTTTATAAGTATGCTTGCTACAGTTACTGTCCTAAATACAACTACCATAAACTGATTCAATGAGAGCACAGTTCTCTTTAATTATGTCTTAATtacttattcaatatttatcagTGACAGAAGTTGGTTTTACTTTCCAAGTTTTGTTCTACAGTGTACATGGTATCCATTTTATGTCTTTTTATTAACTCagtctgaaaaaaaagatgttcTGTAAAACTCAAcacatatttaaagaataaaatttataataccGGTAAtgtattgattaattttttattgttcatctacattttgaaaaaaaaaatgttttcatctttttgcAACAGAAGTTAAAAAGCTGACAACAATGTATCCAAAAGCATGGGCAAATATTCAAACTGATTTTCTTCCCAATAATCAATGGCAATTTTGCCATCTTTTGATTGcatttaagtaataaattaatgtacacaatgaattaaaatgagTTGTTTTTCCATTACACACTAGTATCCTaaacatgaaattttaataCCTTTACATATCagaacaaaaattatttcttttaaaacaattttaattaattgaaatatataaacattatgttaatacatgtatctatatactGTAGTTTCCTTATTTACGATAAACGACACCATAAGTTTTCCAATGTTTGTAACAAATTGTGAGAATATGAGCACAGATTTTTTGTTAACATAATTTCAAATAATTCCCAACTGTTCGAGTTTTTCCAATAAATTATCTTGGTAATGTTTCTTAGTTTTGGGGTCTGAAACAATATCACAGTTGTTTGCATATATGCACAAACTATTTATCGAAAATGCAAGAAGCATTTACGCAAGCTTAGTTAGCATCCCTGCATTCCTTGATGCTTTTTGTcacaaataatttgtttttgaaaaatcacaTGGCATTGAGttaaaatatacaaacaaaaatttgatgacaTAAAGAACAGTATGAAGAAAAGTAATTTTGATTTATCCATGCACCAATTTTATCGATCACTGTAAACCAAGGCatgaaacaattttataaaCTACGGAGCTTCGCATGAAATAGGGATTTACATTTGATCAAGACTagcatttttaatgaattttacattttttgactCAAGtgtgcaaatacatgtataactcaTTTTCTAAGTTAAAAATATGGAAATTGAGTTATTTTCCATATTGCACATCTTTCAATTAATATGAAAGACCTGCTATCCACATtatatttagaaatttttggCCTGGGAACAAATAGccaatattttggttttttttttacttaacatGAATTATATCAACCAAATGATGTATAGGGTTGGCCATGTTGATGCCTCATATTGATGCTTTTAGATTTTGTTGTTAAACAGAATGTTAACTAGAACTgacctaatgggactaatacccccgcaaggctaatttcaaatgggacaaataattgaattgaataataaaggtttggaacacatacaaaaaaaaattctagaattgtaaaaaaaaaaaatagtagtagttaacaaagaaaaattaaaatcaaaattgtcagaatttcactgtaaatacatatctataacagtaatacatttacaaatgtatgtatttgatgatatattttattttaatttaattgatttaaagaaaaaccaacaaaatgacaataacccctccctttacagtaaatgaaaataccggtagccaagcaatgctcttctattgataaaactttcaatatctttctaataagagtcttgacagatgcaattagttgtttcaaattttcctcactttctcctatggcacaatggaactccatattagaaaattgatcccataggactatgatttcctttgatgaacttgttaaatttaataaactcccaaaacattaccatgattacc
Coding sequences within it:
- the LOC128167012 gene encoding UPF0193 protein EVG1 homolog, which gives rise to MRDGSDVLRCQSCLKMAGPQSRVAGGGFWSQPQAQYSASTHKLLKDMMQESKLTNFQQRHLEKTLRGGGSLPTQCAPTSSTKKKPASAPKKESKVLNARNYKPVIRTKQQMEDMGAFEKPDYTPMPNTKGKDNERQKDRLANIMAFGEDIDPKKKKQMARPTGPVDDEPDIDRFDELQLEIDERRNFLSEMEKHGQGAKFRPLIETEISQKIREMELIDKKRTAELERLIEADRKQQSSS